A segment of the Spirosoma oryzicola genome:
ACCTGTCGCAGTGGGAAACCTACCTAAGTTATTCGCACAAGACGGGTTATAATGGAAAAATACCAACCGATGCCGCAGGCAACCCGATTCAGCCTATCGGATATAACAAAGACAGCACGCACGTATTTTCGGTTAGCAGCGAACCGGGTGGCCCCGTGCTGCGGGTAAGTGGAACGATTTACGGGTGCTTATTCACCCGCCAGGACTACGAAAACTATCACCTGACACTCCAGGTCAAGTGGGGAACGCAAAAACACGATCCCCGAAAAAATATGCTGCGCGACTCCGGCATTCTGTATCATTCCACGGGCGAAGCGGGTGCCGAATACTGGCGCTCCTGGATGCTTTCCCAAGAGTTTCAGATCATGGAAGGGCACATGGGCGACTTCTGGTGCCAGGCCAACTCCGCTATCGACATCCGTTCTTTCCAGTCAGAAGGCATCATGAACCGGGTAGCGGATGAAAAGCAACCATTTGCCCCCTTCAAAAAAGGGAGTGATTTTTTCTGCCTCCGATCAGCCAATTACGAAAGTCCGGCGGGCGAATGGACGACGCTCGAACTGATCTGTTTCGAAGGTAAAAGCCTGCACATCGTCAACGGTCACGTGGTAATGGTCCTCAAAGATTCGCGCTATACAAAACCCGATGGGCAGGATGTTGCCATGGGAAAAGGAAAACTTCAACTGCAAAGTGAAGCAGCCGAAGTCTTTTACCGGGACATTCGCATAAAACCGCTGACGGCCATGCCCCAGGCGTACGCAGGACTGTTTTAAAGTGGGCTTTTCTTACAGACCGACGGCCAAGCAGACCATAAATATCAAACCAGACGATGGTTCGTTCAACACGGGATTGTTACGTATTGAGATTGGGTTATCTTTATTAGCCCTTCGATGAGACTTTACTTTTTAGCAAGGCGAATGAATAACTAAAAGTAAAGTCTCACTTCCTTAGGTAATCAATTCAGTAGGCAACGACGTTCGATGTCACAACATCCATTATAATAGTGATCAGTATCGGGGATTGGGGCAATTGTCCGTCGACGGTCTATCGCCCTACACAGCCACCAGTTGATCAATGAGACTAAAAGCAAAACTGTTCTCAATGGATTTATTTGCTTACCTGATACCAAAACTTACAGAACAGGTGAATATGAACCGTATGTAGAATTTTTGAAGTCACACCATTCTGCGATAGTCCCTTAAAGTAGTAAAATAACTTACTTGTCTTTTTAACTTCTATTTTTACTTACAGCTGCTTTCGAATTATTCACATTCAAATATACAGACAAGCTTACAAGATTATTATTTGTCTATTTACTTGTTCTATTTTTCTTCTAGTTACTGCCTTATCTCTAATTTTTACATACTCGAAGCT
Coding sequences within it:
- a CDS encoding 3-keto-disaccharide hydrolase, with protein sequence MIFVTSLFIWLTGLFAPKNAGVPPGWTPLLDKNLSQWETYLSYSHKTGYNGKIPTDAAGNPIQPIGYNKDSTHVFSVSSEPGGPVLRVSGTIYGCLFTRQDYENYHLTLQVKWGTQKHDPRKNMLRDSGILYHSTGEAGAEYWRSWMLSQEFQIMEGHMGDFWCQANSAIDIRSFQSEGIMNRVADEKQPFAPFKKGSDFFCLRSANYESPAGEWTTLELICFEGKSLHIVNGHVVMVLKDSRYTKPDGQDVAMGKGKLQLQSEAAEVFYRDIRIKPLTAMPQAYAGLF